One Monomorium pharaonis isolate MP-MQ-018 chromosome 4, ASM1337386v2, whole genome shotgun sequence DNA segment encodes these proteins:
- the LOC118645039 gene encoding uncharacterized protein LOC118645039 isoform X1, with the protein MVEWICIVPGCKSNSKAPGHFFPKNPKLSQKWKEIVNNSILLNLSSEELTKYRVCHLHFLPEDYIYSLNRRRLKHNSVPRVNISYMHTVNIEVNDINISEQHSQSETNITELYLQSGQNTTEQHSHNAVPIENIYNTQTVNTEVNDINITEQHLQPETNTIELHLQLEPNITEQHSQSEISTAELHLQTGSTTTELHSQSQESNQSNEIFTSNFLCAEKNPLQNDQNNITNNTVNCPSTSRNSRNILESVTRQCHLTPKAQKIYKKAIMLAKERNRMKSRIIDYKTRLKDAKKLLNSPFCKQFNSLTPTQRLFFNMQLRNTNYSPKGRRFTIDEKILALSLYKQSGSCYKLLSKLFVLPSATTLKCLLRTISLQPGINKFIFEHLQQHVAEMNERDKLCILMWDEMSLEANLQYDQLDDKIIGFEDWGHRRTSLIADHVLVFMARGVLKGWKIPLCYNFCKSQTKSAQLLRCIKEIIKKLTQAGLTIITTVCDQGGPNMTCINKLLEESRRKCIQTGQEDRGNVELFGQNIVPIYDPPHLLKGIRNNLLFKNLEINITKNTKTNERQLASWDIIELAYKMDINTNTLNRQLPRLTDEHVIKSKIKKMKVKCAAQIFSARLSAYIEYNSKIKGGFIDSQIGPLQIPNKAGYDTAIVLDFFNKVFDSVNAHTLRPETPLRVAVTENSKHHDFWPYAIKLLSNMRYVDPKTKQPVKCIPSLKNWIFTLRGFRKIWKIANNAGMQFLKTRNINQDPLENFFGMIRSHGRRNINPSCSQFCGSFKTLLINNLTSKQSMGSNCENKNDGDLLFTLKQFVTNVSHENNTEEIEEDYIQSHQIAHETIVHKSSHKNGQVYVAGWIAKKILSLKQFKNCPECKQNLLATDTTCEEYAEIAYKEYVQEKPSLIYPSMSFLKYAFIEADNILNQNISLLCFRRNVSALLQARLNDKLNLDFLKCNQHKIELKKAVIQKITRLYLFNFCKTINKILSGRDTRHLGTNMILTQAIELYKKKQSRYKKILKI; encoded by the exons atGGTTGAATGGATTTGTATTGTACCAGGCTGTAAATCTAATTCAAAGGCTCCTGGTCATTTTTTTCCAAAGAATCCAAAGTTATCACAAAAGtggaaagaaattgtaaacaatagtattcttttaaatttatcatcaGAAGAATTAACAAAATACAGAGTATGCCACTTACATTTTTTGCCTGAAGATTATATTTACTCTTTAAATCGTCGAAGACTGAAGCATAATTCAGTACCTAGAGTAAATATAAGTTATATGCATACAGTTAACATAGAggtaaatgatataaatataagtgaGCAACATTCACAATCTGAAACAAATATAACTGAGTTGTATTTACAGTCTGGACAAAATACAACTGAGCAACATTCACATAATGCAGTAcctattgaaaatatatataatacgcaaacAGTTAATACAGAAGtgaatgatataaatataaccgAGCAACATTTACAACCTGAGACAAATACAATTGAGTTGCATTTACAGTTAGAACCAAATATAACTGAGCAACATTCACAATCTGAGATAAGTACAGCTGAGTTACATTTACAGACAGGATCAACTACAACTGAATTACATTCACAATCTCAAGAAAGTAATCAATCTAATGAGATTTTTACAAGTAATTTTCTATGTGCAGAAAAGAATCCATTGCAAAAtgatcaaaataatatcacaaaTAACACAGTTAATTGTCCAAGTACATCAAGAAACTCAAGAAATATTCTTGAATCCGTTACAAGACAATGCCATTTAACACCTAAAGCacagaaaatatataagaaagctATAATGTTAGCGAAAGAAAGAAACCGAATGAAAAGCCGaataatagattataaaaCACGCTTGAAAGATgccaaaaagttattaaattcacCATTTTGTAAACAGTTTAATAGTTTAACTCCAAcgcaaagattattttttaatatgcaattACGAAACACAAATTATTCTCCAAAG gGAAGAAGATTTACgattgatgaaaaaattttagcacTGTCGTTGTATAAACAATCAGGATCTTGTTATAaactattatcaaaattatttgttttaccaAGTGCTACAACTCTCAAATGTTTGTTACGGACAATTTCTTTACAACCaggaattaataaatttatttttgagcaTCTTCAGCAGCATGTTGCAGAAATGAATGAAAGAgacaaattatgtattttaatgtgGGACGAGATGTCGTTAGAAGCCAATTTGCAATATGATCAACtagatgataaaataattggcTTTGAAGATTGGGGACATAGACGCACATCATTGATAGCCGATCATGTATTGGTTTTTATGGCACGAGGAGTTCTGAAAGGATGGAAAATTCCACtgtgttataatttttgtaaaagtcAAACAAAATCTGCACAGCTATTAAGATGTATCaaggaaattataaaaaaattaactcaagctggtttaacaattatcacaaCTGTATGCGACCAAGGAGGGCCAAATATGAcatgtattaataaacttcTTGAGGAATCAAGAAGGAAATGTATACAAACAGGTCAAGAAGATC gagGTAATGTTGAACTTTTTGGACAAAATATTGTTCCCATCTATGATCCACCACATCTTTTGAAAGGAATtcgcaataatttattatttaaaaatttggaaattaatataactaagAACACAAAAACAAACGAACGACAGTTAGCATCATGGGATATTATTGAATTAGCATATAAAATGGATATTAACACGAATACATTAAATCGTCAATTGCCAAGATTAACTGATGAAcatgtaattaaatcaaagataaaaaagatgaaagtTAAGTGTGCTGCTCAAATTTTTAGTGCAAGATTATCAGCTTATATTGAATACAACAGCAAAATCAAAG GAGGATTTATCGACTCACAAATTGGTCCGCTACAAATACCAAACAAAGCAGGATATGATACAGCAAtagttttagatttttttaacaaagtttttGATTCCGTTAACGCACACACTTTGCGTCCAGAAACTCCTTTACGTGTTGCAGTAACTGAAAATAGCAAACATCATGATTTTTGGCCATatgctattaaattattatccaaCATGCGGTATGTAGATCCAAAAACTAAGCAACCAGTTAAATGTATACCATCACtgaaaaattggatttttacattacgtggatttcgaaaaatttggaaaatagCTAATAACGCAggtatgcaatttttaaaaacgcgaaatattaatcaagatCCTTTAGAAAACTTTTTTGGCATGATTCGCAGCCATGGACGCAGAAATATTAATCCTTCATGTAGTCAATTCTGTGGGTCgtttaaaacacttttaatcaataatttaacttCAAAACAGTCTATGGGTTCTAACTGtgaaaacaaaaatgatggtgatttgttatttacattaaaacaatttgtgaCAAACGTTTCTCACGAAAATAATACAGAAGAAATAGAAGAAGATTATATTCAATCACATCAAATTGCACATGAAACAATAGTACACAAGTCATCTCATAAAAATGGTCAAGTATATGTTGCTGGCTGGATtgcaaaaaagattttgtcattaaaacaatttaaaaattgtccaGAATGTAAACAAAATCTTTTAGCGACAGACACAACATGTGAAGAATATGCAGAGATAGCTTATAAAGAATATGTACAAGAAAAACCGTCATTAATTTATCCATCcatgtcttttttaaaatatgcatttattgaagccgataatattttaaatcaaaatatttctttattatgttTTCGTAGAAACGTTTCTGCCTTATTACAGGCACGTTTGaacgataaattaaatttagattttttaaaatgtaatcaacataaaatagaattaaaaaaagctgtaattcaaaaaattacaagattatatttatttaatttttgtaaaacaattaacaaaattttatcaggTCGAGATACTAGACATTTAGGAACAAATATGATATTGACACAAGCAattgaactttataaaaagaagcaaagtcgatataaaaaaatattaaaaatataa
- the LOC118645039 gene encoding uncharacterized protein LOC118645039 isoform X3 gives MLAKERNRMKSRIIDYKTRLKDAKKLLNSPFCKQFNSLTPTQRLFFNMQLRNTNYSPKGRRFTIDEKILALSLYKQSGSCYKLLSKLFVLPSATTLKCLLRTISLQPGINKFIFEHLQQHVAEMNERDKLCILMWDEMSLEANLQYDQLDDKIIGFEDWGHRRTSLIADHVLVFMARGVLKGWKIPLCYNFCKSQTKSAQLLRCIKEIIKKLTQAGLTIITTVCDQGGPNMTCINKLLEESRRKCIQTGQEDRGNVELFGQNIVPIYDPPHLLKGIRNNLLFKNLEINITKNTKTNERQLASWDIIELAYKMDINTNTLNRQLPRLTDEHVIKSKIKKMKVKCAAQIFSARLSAYIEYNSKIKGGFIDSQIGPLQIPNKAGYDTAIVLDFFNKVFDSVNAHTLRPETPLRVAVTENSKHHDFWPYAIKLLSNMRYVDPKTKQPVKCIPSLKNWIFTLRGFRKIWKIANNAGMQFLKTRNINQDPLENFFGMIRSHGRRNINPSCSQFCGSFKTLLINNLTSKQSMGSNCENKNDGDLLFTLKQFVTNVSHENNTEEIEEDYIQSHQIAHETIVHKSSHKNGQVYVAGWIAKKILSLKQFKNCPECKQNLLATDTTCEEYAEIAYKEYVQEKPSLIYPSMSFLKYAFIEADNILNQNISLLCFRRNVSALLQARLNDKLNLDFLKCNQHKIELKKAVIQKITRLYLFNFCKTINKILSGRDTRHLGTNMILTQAIELYKKKQSRYKKILKI, from the exons ATGTTAGCGAAAGAAAGAAACCGAATGAAAAGCCGaataatagattataaaaCACGCTTGAAAGATgccaaaaagttattaaattcacCATTTTGTAAACAGTTTAATAGTTTAACTCCAAcgcaaagattattttttaatatgcaattACGAAACACAAATTATTCTCCAAAG gGAAGAAGATTTACgattgatgaaaaaattttagcacTGTCGTTGTATAAACAATCAGGATCTTGTTATAaactattatcaaaattatttgttttaccaAGTGCTACAACTCTCAAATGTTTGTTACGGACAATTTCTTTACAACCaggaattaataaatttatttttgagcaTCTTCAGCAGCATGTTGCAGAAATGAATGAAAGAgacaaattatgtattttaatgtgGGACGAGATGTCGTTAGAAGCCAATTTGCAATATGATCAACtagatgataaaataattggcTTTGAAGATTGGGGACATAGACGCACATCATTGATAGCCGATCATGTATTGGTTTTTATGGCACGAGGAGTTCTGAAAGGATGGAAAATTCCACtgtgttataatttttgtaaaagtcAAACAAAATCTGCACAGCTATTAAGATGTATCaaggaaattataaaaaaattaactcaagctggtttaacaattatcacaaCTGTATGCGACCAAGGAGGGCCAAATATGAcatgtattaataaacttcTTGAGGAATCAAGAAGGAAATGTATACAAACAGGTCAAGAAGATC gagGTAATGTTGAACTTTTTGGACAAAATATTGTTCCCATCTATGATCCACCACATCTTTTGAAAGGAATtcgcaataatttattatttaaaaatttggaaattaatataactaagAACACAAAAACAAACGAACGACAGTTAGCATCATGGGATATTATTGAATTAGCATATAAAATGGATATTAACACGAATACATTAAATCGTCAATTGCCAAGATTAACTGATGAAcatgtaattaaatcaaagataaaaaagatgaaagtTAAGTGTGCTGCTCAAATTTTTAGTGCAAGATTATCAGCTTATATTGAATACAACAGCAAAATCAAAG GAGGATTTATCGACTCACAAATTGGTCCGCTACAAATACCAAACAAAGCAGGATATGATACAGCAAtagttttagatttttttaacaaagtttttGATTCCGTTAACGCACACACTTTGCGTCCAGAAACTCCTTTACGTGTTGCAGTAACTGAAAATAGCAAACATCATGATTTTTGGCCATatgctattaaattattatccaaCATGCGGTATGTAGATCCAAAAACTAAGCAACCAGTTAAATGTATACCATCACtgaaaaattggatttttacattacgtggatttcgaaaaatttggaaaatagCTAATAACGCAggtatgcaatttttaaaaacgcgaaatattaatcaagatCCTTTAGAAAACTTTTTTGGCATGATTCGCAGCCATGGACGCAGAAATATTAATCCTTCATGTAGTCAATTCTGTGGGTCgtttaaaacacttttaatcaataatttaacttCAAAACAGTCTATGGGTTCTAACTGtgaaaacaaaaatgatggtgatttgttatttacattaaaacaatttgtgaCAAACGTTTCTCACGAAAATAATACAGAAGAAATAGAAGAAGATTATATTCAATCACATCAAATTGCACATGAAACAATAGTACACAAGTCATCTCATAAAAATGGTCAAGTATATGTTGCTGGCTGGATtgcaaaaaagattttgtcattaaaacaatttaaaaattgtccaGAATGTAAACAAAATCTTTTAGCGACAGACACAACATGTGAAGAATATGCAGAGATAGCTTATAAAGAATATGTACAAGAAAAACCGTCATTAATTTATCCATCcatgtcttttttaaaatatgcatttattgaagccgataatattttaaatcaaaatatttctttattatgttTTCGTAGAAACGTTTCTGCCTTATTACAGGCACGTTTGaacgataaattaaatttagattttttaaaatgtaatcaacataaaatagaattaaaaaaagctgtaattcaaaaaattacaagattatatttatttaatttttgtaaaacaattaacaaaattttatcaggTCGAGATACTAGACATTTAGGAACAAATATGATATTGACACAAGCAattgaactttataaaaagaagcaaagtcgatataaaaaaatattaaaaatataa
- the LOC118645039 gene encoding uncharacterized protein LOC118645039 isoform X2, with translation MVEWICIVPGCKSNSKAPGHFFPKNPKLSQKWKEIVNNSILLNLSSEELTKYRVCHLHFLPEDYIYSLNRRRLKHNSVPRVNISYMHTVNIESGQNTTEQHSHNAVPIENIYNTQTVNTEVNDINITEQHLQPETNTIELHLQLEPNITEQHSQSEISTAELHLQTGSTTTELHSQSQESNQSNEIFTSNFLCAEKNPLQNDQNNITNNTVNCPSTSRNSRNILESVTRQCHLTPKAQKIYKKAIMLAKERNRMKSRIIDYKTRLKDAKKLLNSPFCKQFNSLTPTQRLFFNMQLRNTNYSPKGRRFTIDEKILALSLYKQSGSCYKLLSKLFVLPSATTLKCLLRTISLQPGINKFIFEHLQQHVAEMNERDKLCILMWDEMSLEANLQYDQLDDKIIGFEDWGHRRTSLIADHVLVFMARGVLKGWKIPLCYNFCKSQTKSAQLLRCIKEIIKKLTQAGLTIITTVCDQGGPNMTCINKLLEESRRKCIQTGQEDRGNVELFGQNIVPIYDPPHLLKGIRNNLLFKNLEINITKNTKTNERQLASWDIIELAYKMDINTNTLNRQLPRLTDEHVIKSKIKKMKVKCAAQIFSARLSAYIEYNSKIKGGFIDSQIGPLQIPNKAGYDTAIVLDFFNKVFDSVNAHTLRPETPLRVAVTENSKHHDFWPYAIKLLSNMRYVDPKTKQPVKCIPSLKNWIFTLRGFRKIWKIANNAGMQFLKTRNINQDPLENFFGMIRSHGRRNINPSCSQFCGSFKTLLINNLTSKQSMGSNCENKNDGDLLFTLKQFVTNVSHENNTEEIEEDYIQSHQIAHETIVHKSSHKNGQVYVAGWIAKKILSLKQFKNCPECKQNLLATDTTCEEYAEIAYKEYVQEKPSLIYPSMSFLKYAFIEADNILNQNISLLCFRRNVSALLQARLNDKLNLDFLKCNQHKIELKKAVIQKITRLYLFNFCKTINKILSGRDTRHLGTNMILTQAIELYKKKQSRYKKILKI, from the exons atGGTTGAATGGATTTGTATTGTACCAGGCTGTAAATCTAATTCAAAGGCTCCTGGTCATTTTTTTCCAAAGAATCCAAAGTTATCACAAAAGtggaaagaaattgtaaacaatagtattcttttaaatttatcatcaGAAGAATTAACAAAATACAGAGTATGCCACTTACATTTTTTGCCTGAAGATTATATTTACTCTTTAAATCGTCGAAGACTGAAGCATAATTCAGTACCTAGAGTAAATATAAGTTATATGCATACAGTTAACATAGAg TCTGGACAAAATACAACTGAGCAACATTCACATAATGCAGTAcctattgaaaatatatataatacgcaaacAGTTAATACAGAAGtgaatgatataaatataaccgAGCAACATTTACAACCTGAGACAAATACAATTGAGTTGCATTTACAGTTAGAACCAAATATAACTGAGCAACATTCACAATCTGAGATAAGTACAGCTGAGTTACATTTACAGACAGGATCAACTACAACTGAATTACATTCACAATCTCAAGAAAGTAATCAATCTAATGAGATTTTTACAAGTAATTTTCTATGTGCAGAAAAGAATCCATTGCAAAAtgatcaaaataatatcacaaaTAACACAGTTAATTGTCCAAGTACATCAAGAAACTCAAGAAATATTCTTGAATCCGTTACAAGACAATGCCATTTAACACCTAAAGCacagaaaatatataagaaagctATAATGTTAGCGAAAGAAAGAAACCGAATGAAAAGCCGaataatagattataaaaCACGCTTGAAAGATgccaaaaagttattaaattcacCATTTTGTAAACAGTTTAATAGTTTAACTCCAAcgcaaagattattttttaatatgcaattACGAAACACAAATTATTCTCCAAAG gGAAGAAGATTTACgattgatgaaaaaattttagcacTGTCGTTGTATAAACAATCAGGATCTTGTTATAaactattatcaaaattatttgttttaccaAGTGCTACAACTCTCAAATGTTTGTTACGGACAATTTCTTTACAACCaggaattaataaatttatttttgagcaTCTTCAGCAGCATGTTGCAGAAATGAATGAAAGAgacaaattatgtattttaatgtgGGACGAGATGTCGTTAGAAGCCAATTTGCAATATGATCAACtagatgataaaataattggcTTTGAAGATTGGGGACATAGACGCACATCATTGATAGCCGATCATGTATTGGTTTTTATGGCACGAGGAGTTCTGAAAGGATGGAAAATTCCACtgtgttataatttttgtaaaagtcAAACAAAATCTGCACAGCTATTAAGATGTATCaaggaaattataaaaaaattaactcaagctggtttaacaattatcacaaCTGTATGCGACCAAGGAGGGCCAAATATGAcatgtattaataaacttcTTGAGGAATCAAGAAGGAAATGTATACAAACAGGTCAAGAAGATC gagGTAATGTTGAACTTTTTGGACAAAATATTGTTCCCATCTATGATCCACCACATCTTTTGAAAGGAATtcgcaataatttattatttaaaaatttggaaattaatataactaagAACACAAAAACAAACGAACGACAGTTAGCATCATGGGATATTATTGAATTAGCATATAAAATGGATATTAACACGAATACATTAAATCGTCAATTGCCAAGATTAACTGATGAAcatgtaattaaatcaaagataaaaaagatgaaagtTAAGTGTGCTGCTCAAATTTTTAGTGCAAGATTATCAGCTTATATTGAATACAACAGCAAAATCAAAG GAGGATTTATCGACTCACAAATTGGTCCGCTACAAATACCAAACAAAGCAGGATATGATACAGCAAtagttttagatttttttaacaaagtttttGATTCCGTTAACGCACACACTTTGCGTCCAGAAACTCCTTTACGTGTTGCAGTAACTGAAAATAGCAAACATCATGATTTTTGGCCATatgctattaaattattatccaaCATGCGGTATGTAGATCCAAAAACTAAGCAACCAGTTAAATGTATACCATCACtgaaaaattggatttttacattacgtggatttcgaaaaatttggaaaatagCTAATAACGCAggtatgcaatttttaaaaacgcgaaatattaatcaagatCCTTTAGAAAACTTTTTTGGCATGATTCGCAGCCATGGACGCAGAAATATTAATCCTTCATGTAGTCAATTCTGTGGGTCgtttaaaacacttttaatcaataatttaacttCAAAACAGTCTATGGGTTCTAACTGtgaaaacaaaaatgatggtgatttgttatttacattaaaacaatttgtgaCAAACGTTTCTCACGAAAATAATACAGAAGAAATAGAAGAAGATTATATTCAATCACATCAAATTGCACATGAAACAATAGTACACAAGTCATCTCATAAAAATGGTCAAGTATATGTTGCTGGCTGGATtgcaaaaaagattttgtcattaaaacaatttaaaaattgtccaGAATGTAAACAAAATCTTTTAGCGACAGACACAACATGTGAAGAATATGCAGAGATAGCTTATAAAGAATATGTACAAGAAAAACCGTCATTAATTTATCCATCcatgtcttttttaaaatatgcatttattgaagccgataatattttaaatcaaaatatttctttattatgttTTCGTAGAAACGTTTCTGCCTTATTACAGGCACGTTTGaacgataaattaaatttagattttttaaaatgtaatcaacataaaatagaattaaaaaaagctgtaattcaaaaaattacaagattatatttatttaatttttgtaaaacaattaacaaaattttatcaggTCGAGATACTAGACATTTAGGAACAAATATGATATTGACACAAGCAattgaactttataaaaagaagcaaagtcgatataaaaaaatattaaaaatataa
- the LOC118645039 gene encoding uncharacterized protein LOC118645039 isoform X4 has product MVEWICIVPGCKSNSKAPGHFFPKNPKLSQKWKEIVNNSILLNLSSEELTKYRVCHLHFLPEDYIYSLNRRRLKHNSVPRVNISYMHTVNIEVNDINISEQHSQSETNITELYLQSGQNTTEQHSHNAVPIENIYNTQTVNTEVNDINITEQHLQPETNTIELHLQLEPNITEQHSQSEISTAELHLQTGSTTTELHSQSQESNQSNEIFTSNFLCAEKNPLQNDQNNITNNTVNCPSTSRNSRNILESVTRQCHLTPKAQKIYKKAIMLAKERNRMKSRIIDYKTRLKDAKKLLNSPFCKQFNSLTPTQRLFFNMQLRNTNYSPKGRRFTIDEKILALSLYKQSGSCYKLLSKLFVLPSATTLKCLLRTISLQPGINKFIFEHLQQHVAEMNERDKLCILMWDEMSLEANLQYDQLDDKIIGFEDWGHRRTSLIADHVLVFMARGVLKGWKIPLCYNFCKSQTKSAQLLRCIKEIIKKLTQAGLTIITTVCDQGGPNMTCINKLLEESRRKCIQTGQEDRGNVELFGQNIVPIYDPPHLLKGIRNNLLFKNLEINITKNTKTNERQLASWDIIELAYKMDINTNTLNRQLPRLTDEHVIKSKIKKMKVKCAAQIFSARLSAYIEYNSKIKGGFIDSQIGPLQIPNKAGYDTAIVLDFFNKVFDSVNAHTLRPETPLRVAVTENSKHHDFWPYAIKLLSNMRYVTNMILTQAIELYKKKQSRYKKILKI; this is encoded by the exons atGGTTGAATGGATTTGTATTGTACCAGGCTGTAAATCTAATTCAAAGGCTCCTGGTCATTTTTTTCCAAAGAATCCAAAGTTATCACAAAAGtggaaagaaattgtaaacaatagtattcttttaaatttatcatcaGAAGAATTAACAAAATACAGAGTATGCCACTTACATTTTTTGCCTGAAGATTATATTTACTCTTTAAATCGTCGAAGACTGAAGCATAATTCAGTACCTAGAGTAAATATAAGTTATATGCATACAGTTAACATAGAggtaaatgatataaatataagtgaGCAACATTCACAATCTGAAACAAATATAACTGAGTTGTATTTACAGTCTGGACAAAATACAACTGAGCAACATTCACATAATGCAGTAcctattgaaaatatatataatacgcaaacAGTTAATACAGAAGtgaatgatataaatataaccgAGCAACATTTACAACCTGAGACAAATACAATTGAGTTGCATTTACAGTTAGAACCAAATATAACTGAGCAACATTCACAATCTGAGATAAGTACAGCTGAGTTACATTTACAGACAGGATCAACTACAACTGAATTACATTCACAATCTCAAGAAAGTAATCAATCTAATGAGATTTTTACAAGTAATTTTCTATGTGCAGAAAAGAATCCATTGCAAAAtgatcaaaataatatcacaaaTAACACAGTTAATTGTCCAAGTACATCAAGAAACTCAAGAAATATTCTTGAATCCGTTACAAGACAATGCCATTTAACACCTAAAGCacagaaaatatataagaaagctATAATGTTAGCGAAAGAAAGAAACCGAATGAAAAGCCGaataatagattataaaaCACGCTTGAAAGATgccaaaaagttattaaattcacCATTTTGTAAACAGTTTAATAGTTTAACTCCAAcgcaaagattattttttaatatgcaattACGAAACACAAATTATTCTCCAAAG gGAAGAAGATTTACgattgatgaaaaaattttagcacTGTCGTTGTATAAACAATCAGGATCTTGTTATAaactattatcaaaattatttgttttaccaAGTGCTACAACTCTCAAATGTTTGTTACGGACAATTTCTTTACAACCaggaattaataaatttatttttgagcaTCTTCAGCAGCATGTTGCAGAAATGAATGAAAGAgacaaattatgtattttaatgtgGGACGAGATGTCGTTAGAAGCCAATTTGCAATATGATCAACtagatgataaaataattggcTTTGAAGATTGGGGACATAGACGCACATCATTGATAGCCGATCATGTATTGGTTTTTATGGCACGAGGAGTTCTGAAAGGATGGAAAATTCCACtgtgttataatttttgtaaaagtcAAACAAAATCTGCACAGCTATTAAGATGTATCaaggaaattataaaaaaattaactcaagctggtttaacaattatcacaaCTGTATGCGACCAAGGAGGGCCAAATATGAcatgtattaataaacttcTTGAGGAATCAAGAAGGAAATGTATACAAACAGGTCAAGAAGATC gagGTAATGTTGAACTTTTTGGACAAAATATTGTTCCCATCTATGATCCACCACATCTTTTGAAAGGAATtcgcaataatttattatttaaaaatttggaaattaatataactaagAACACAAAAACAAACGAACGACAGTTAGCATCATGGGATATTATTGAATTAGCATATAAAATGGATATTAACACGAATACATTAAATCGTCAATTGCCAAGATTAACTGATGAAcatgtaattaaatcaaagataaaaaagatgaaagtTAAGTGTGCTGCTCAAATTTTTAGTGCAAGATTATCAGCTTATATTGAATACAACAGCAAAATCAAAG GAGGATTTATCGACTCACAAATTGGTCCGCTACAAATACCAAACAAAGCAGGATATGATACAGCAAtagttttagatttttttaacaaagtttttGATTCCGTTAACGCACACACTTTGCGTCCAGAAACTCCTTTACGTGTTGCAGTAACTGAAAATAGCAAACATCATGATTTTTGGCCATatgctattaaattattatccaaCATGCGGTATGTA ACAAATATGATATTGACACAAGCAattgaactttataaaaagaagcaaagtcgatataaaaaaatattaaaaatataa